A single region of the Gracilibacillus caseinilyticus genome encodes:
- the rseP gene encoding RIP metalloprotease RseP, which produces MTTIIAFILMFGLLVFVHEFGHFYVAKKTGMLVREFAIGFGPKVFSIVKNETLYTIRLLPMGGYVRVAGEDPEIIDIKPGQHIGLTFNNDGEVNQIIVNNKAKHPDAFIIEVEHIDLDHNLTIEGYEIDEEKKYSFRVNEKADFIMDERSTQIAPYNRQFGSKSVGQRALQLFAGPLMNFVLTIVIFIVLANIQGVPVDDVRIGSVVNDSPAQEAGLQANDTVIGIEGTSISSWDEFQEIVQSSPNESLEMTVLRNDEEVAVEVTPAAVETAEDTIGQVGVTLALEKSFLRAIPYSLEETYRWSTLILTNVTKLITGQFSIDVLSGPVGIYDATDQVVKTGLMNFMTWTAVLSVNLGIMNLLPLPALDGGRLIFVGLEAVRGKPIDPQKEGIVHFIGFALLMLLMIVVTWNDIQRLFL; this is translated from the coding sequence TTGACGACCATTATTGCCTTTATATTAATGTTCGGTTTGCTTGTTTTTGTTCATGAATTTGGTCATTTTTATGTTGCCAAGAAGACAGGCATGCTTGTTCGGGAGTTTGCGATCGGGTTCGGCCCAAAAGTATTCTCGATTGTAAAAAATGAAACCTTATATACGATCCGCTTATTGCCTATGGGTGGCTATGTTCGAGTTGCTGGGGAAGATCCCGAGATTATTGATATTAAACCAGGACAACATATAGGATTAACGTTTAATAATGATGGTGAAGTAAATCAGATCATCGTAAATAACAAAGCGAAACATCCTGATGCTTTCATTATCGAGGTGGAGCATATTGACCTTGATCATAATTTGACGATTGAGGGTTATGAAATAGATGAAGAGAAAAAGTACTCCTTCCGTGTAAATGAAAAAGCTGATTTTATTATGGATGAACGATCCACGCAAATTGCACCATACAATCGTCAGTTCGGTTCCAAATCTGTTGGGCAGCGTGCCTTACAATTATTCGCAGGTCCATTAATGAATTTCGTCTTAACGATTGTGATTTTCATCGTGCTTGCAAATATTCAAGGGGTACCAGTCGATGATGTCCGAATAGGATCTGTGGTGAATGACAGTCCGGCACAAGAAGCAGGATTACAGGCCAATGATACCGTGATTGGTATTGAAGGTACATCAATCAGTTCCTGGGATGAATTTCAGGAGATCGTGCAATCCAGTCCAAATGAATCATTAGAGATGACAGTACTTAGAAATGACGAGGAAGTAGCAGTTGAAGTGACTCCAGCTGCTGTGGAGACGGCTGAAGATACAATTGGTCAGGTTGGGGTGACGCTAGCCTTAGAGAAATCATTTCTCCGTGCTATTCCATATAGTTTGGAAGAGACCTATCGCTGGTCTACCTTAATCCTGACAAATGTAACGAAGTTAATCACCGGTCAATTTTCGATTGATGTGTTATCAGGCCCGGTTGGAATATATGATGCAACCGACCAAGTGGTAAAAACTGGTCTCATGAATTTTATGACGTGGACCGCGGTGCTAAGCGTTAACTTAGGTATTATGAACTTATTGCCATTACCTGCACTTGACGGTGGAAGACTGATATTTGTCGGATTAGAAGCAGTTAGAGGAAAGCCTATTGATCCCCAAAAAGAAGGCATCGTGCACTTTATCGGATTTGCCTTGTTAATGCTGCTGATGATTGTTGTCACGTGGAATGATATCCAGCGATTATTCTTATAA
- the dxr gene encoding 1-deoxy-D-xylulose-5-phosphate reductoisomerase encodes MKNITLLGATGSIGLQTLDIIREHNDEFRLFAIAFGKNVDKAIDIIESFQPKKIVVQEESIRQKLLSYNDQLTILLGNEGMEEISADPDTDVLVNAVMGSIGLSATITAIRHKKQIAIANKETLVTAGHIVMAEAKKYGVDLLPVDSEHSAIYQALNGEHAKDVHKLILTASGGSFRDKKRSELHGVTVNDALNHPNWSMGAKITIDSATMMNKGLEVIEAHWLFDMAYDKIDVIQHKESIIHSMVEYVDNSVIAQLGTPDMRVPIQYALTYPDRLALPASKRLDLVEISTLHFDRMDTERFPCLGFAYEAGNKGGSLPTVLNAANEAAVDLFLKEKITFLEIEEVIADAMAHYPFIDQPDISAIQKIDQEVRQQIYEKF; translated from the coding sequence ATGAAAAATATCACATTATTAGGTGCGACCGGATCGATTGGGTTGCAGACATTGGATATAATCCGCGAACATAACGATGAATTTCGATTATTTGCTATTGCGTTTGGAAAAAATGTAGATAAGGCAATTGACATTATTGAATCCTTTCAGCCTAAAAAAATTGTGGTGCAAGAGGAATCAATCAGACAGAAGTTGTTATCATATAATGATCAATTAACCATTTTACTTGGAAACGAAGGAATGGAAGAGATTAGTGCAGACCCTGATACCGACGTATTAGTCAATGCTGTCATGGGTAGTATCGGTCTCAGCGCGACAATTACAGCAATCAGACATAAGAAACAGATTGCCATAGCTAATAAAGAAACATTAGTAACTGCCGGTCACATTGTGATGGCAGAAGCGAAAAAATATGGGGTGGACTTGCTTCCAGTTGATAGTGAGCACTCTGCCATTTATCAGGCGTTAAATGGTGAACATGCGAAAGATGTACATAAACTCATTCTGACAGCATCAGGTGGAAGTTTCCGCGATAAAAAACGTTCAGAGCTTCATGGGGTAACAGTAAACGATGCTCTAAACCATCCCAATTGGAGTATGGGTGCAAAAATTACGATCGATTCAGCTACGATGATGAATAAAGGGTTGGAAGTTATTGAAGCACATTGGCTATTTGATATGGCTTATGACAAGATTGATGTCATTCAACATAAAGAAAGCATTATCCACTCCATGGTCGAATATGTTGATAACAGTGTGATTGCACAATTAGGTACACCAGATATGCGCGTGCCGATTCAGTATGCTTTGACTTATCCTGATCGTTTAGCTTTGCCGGCTTCTAAGCGTCTCGACTTAGTGGAGATTAGCACTTTGCATTTTGACAGAATGGATACTGAACGCTTTCCATGTCTTGGTTTTGCCTATGAGGCAGGTAATAAAGGTGGCTCGTTACCTACTGTATTAAATGCAGCCAATGAGGCAGCAGTTGACTTGTTTTTAAAAGAAAAAATTACCTTTTTAGAAATTGAAGAAGTGATTGCCGATGCAATGGCTCATTATCCATTTATCGATCAGCCTGATATCTCTGCTATTCAGAAGATCGATCAGGAAGTGCGACAGCAAATCTATGAAAAATTTTGA
- a CDS encoding phosphatidate cytidylyltransferase: MKTRIITAIVAILLFFPIIFLSGLTFKIVMYIITTIGFLELLHMRNMTRFPIPTFLGVAFLWALLVYDEFLYFSSGLELLMFFVLILLGYTVLVKNKFTFEDAGFLILASIYVGLGFYYVIETREVDNGLVYIFYVILVILSTDSGAYFFGRAFGKHKLWPKISPKKTVEGALGGILLACVVAVVFDYFFLVPGSLIELIIVTILSSIFAQIGDLVESAIKRHYDVKDSGKLLPGHGGILDRFDSWLFVFPLLHFIHFIS; encoded by the coding sequence ATGAAAACTAGAATTATAACGGCTATCGTAGCAATATTGCTCTTTTTTCCCATCATTTTTTTAAGTGGATTAACGTTTAAAATAGTGATGTATATCATTACAACGATAGGTTTTTTAGAATTGTTACATATGAGAAATATGACAAGATTTCCTATTCCTACGTTTTTAGGAGTAGCCTTTCTTTGGGCGTTGTTAGTGTACGATGAATTCTTATACTTTTCTTCAGGGCTTGAACTCCTTATGTTTTTTGTTCTGATTTTATTAGGCTATACTGTCCTGGTAAAGAATAAATTTACATTTGAAGATGCTGGCTTTTTGATATTGGCATCTATTTATGTAGGGTTAGGCTTCTATTACGTGATTGAAACACGAGAGGTCGATAATGGACTAGTCTATATTTTTTATGTTATTCTTGTGATATTATCAACGGATTCAGGTGCCTATTTCTTTGGACGAGCATTCGGAAAGCATAAACTATGGCCGAAAATCAGCCCGAAAAAAACGGTAGAAGGTGCTTTAGGCGGAATACTGCTTGCTTGTGTTGTAGCGGTAGTATTTGACTACTTTTTTCTTGTGCCCGGTTCTCTGATTGAACTAATTATCGTGACGATACTTTCATCAATATTTGCACAAATTGGTGATTTAGTGGAGTCGGCGATTAAACGACATTATGATGTGAAGGATTCAGGTAAGCTGTTACCAGGTCACGGCGGAATTCTTGATCGATTTGATAGTTGGTTATTTGTATTTCCGTTATTACATTTTATCCATTTCATATCATAA
- a CDS encoding isoprenyl transferase: MRLFKLPFNNKKEKNVEISTDLSENIPKHIAIIMDGNGRWAQKRGLPRIAGHREGMDNVKRIVKAANLLQVEVLTLYAFSTENWKRPSNEVEYLMRLPIDFLQHYLPELVEENVRVQTIGEVQDLPANTQKAILNAKQQTAENTGLILNIAINYGSRFEMIRSIKEICEEVQEGKYGIDEITENTLSHHMYTSQLDDPDLLIRTSGELRLSNFLLWQAAYSELWFTETLWPDFHTEEFEEAIRDYQKRKRRYGGI; encoded by the coding sequence ATGCGTTTGTTTAAACTTCCTTTTAACAATAAAAAAGAGAAAAACGTCGAAATCTCAACGGACCTATCAGAAAATATTCCGAAACATATTGCGATTATTATGGATGGTAATGGCAGATGGGCACAGAAACGTGGGTTGCCGCGCATTGCTGGTCACCGTGAAGGGATGGATAATGTCAAAAGGATTGTAAAAGCAGCGAATCTGCTTCAGGTGGAAGTATTAACACTTTATGCTTTTTCAACAGAGAATTGGAAGCGACCTTCGAATGAAGTAGAATATTTGATGAGATTGCCAATTGATTTCCTGCAGCATTACTTACCTGAACTAGTCGAGGAGAATGTCCGCGTGCAGACGATCGGAGAAGTACAAGATTTACCTGCTAACACTCAAAAAGCCATTCTCAATGCAAAGCAGCAAACAGCTGAAAACACAGGTCTAATTTTAAATATTGCAATTAATTATGGTAGTCGATTTGAAATGATCCGTTCCATTAAAGAAATTTGTGAAGAAGTCCAGGAAGGCAAGTATGGGATTGATGAAATTACAGAAAATACGTTAAGCCATCATATGTATACTTCACAGTTGGATGATCCGGATTTATTAATTCGTACAAGTGGCGAACTGAGACTGAGTAATTTCCTGCTTTGGCAGGCTGCATACTCAGAGTTGTGGTTCACCGAAACACTTTGGCCAGATTTTCATACAGAAGAGTTTGAAGAGGCTATCCGCGACTATCAAAAAAGAAAACGTCGTTATGGCGGTATATAG
- the frr gene encoding ribosome recycling factor produces MSEQLLKETKEKMSQAAKAYSKSLATVRAGRANPAILDSVQVEYYGALAPLNQLSSISVPEARLLVITPFDKSSVSDIEKAIQKADLGLSPSNDGNVIRISIPPLTEERRKELVKVVGKYAEEAKVQIRNIRRDANDQLKKDEKNGDITEDDLRGFQDDVQTETNAQIKKIDELTKEKEQEIMEV; encoded by the coding sequence ATGTCTGAACAATTACTTAAAGAAACAAAAGAAAAGATGAGTCAAGCGGCCAAAGCTTACTCAAAAAGTTTAGCAACAGTTAGAGCTGGAAGAGCAAACCCGGCAATACTTGATAGTGTTCAAGTAGAATACTATGGCGCGTTAGCACCATTAAATCAATTGTCTTCTATTTCAGTACCAGAAGCGAGATTATTAGTAATTACACCATTTGATAAGTCATCAGTTTCTGATATAGAAAAAGCAATTCAGAAAGCAGATTTAGGTCTTTCACCTTCCAATGATGGTAATGTGATTCGTATTAGTATCCCACCGTTAACAGAGGAGCGTCGTAAAGAACTAGTCAAAGTAGTTGGAAAGTATGCAGAAGAAGCGAAAGTACAAATTCGTAACATTCGTCGTGACGCAAACGACCAATTAAAGAAAGATGAGAAAAACGGTGATATTACAGAAGACGATTTAAGAGGCTTCCAAGATGATGTGCAGACAGAAACAAATGCACAAATTAAGAAGATAGACGAATTAACCAAAGAAAAAGAACAAGAAATTATGGAAGTATAA
- the pyrH gene encoding UMP kinase → MATANYRRIVLKLSGEALSGVQGFGLEPSIIQSVAKQVKDIVELGVEVAIVVGGGNIWRGKVGSEMGMDRANADYMGMLATVMNSLALQDSLENVGIPTRVQTSIEMRQVAEPYIRRKAIRHLEKKRVVIFAAGTGNPYFSTDTTAALRAAEIEADVILMAKNNVDGVYTADPKLDKDARKYDELSYLEILNEGLGVMDSTASSLCMDNNIPLLVFSISEEGNIKKAVIGENIGTIIKGS, encoded by the coding sequence ATGGCTACTGCTAACTACAGAAGAATCGTTCTAAAATTAAGTGGTGAAGCACTGAGTGGTGTTCAAGGATTTGGCCTTGAGCCATCTATCATTCAATCTGTCGCAAAACAAGTGAAAGATATTGTTGAACTAGGTGTAGAAGTTGCAATTGTTGTTGGTGGTGGCAATATTTGGCGTGGTAAAGTTGGCAGTGAAATGGGTATGGATCGCGCTAACGCTGATTATATGGGAATGCTTGCAACAGTAATGAATTCATTAGCGCTGCAAGACAGCTTAGAGAATGTAGGTATTCCGACACGTGTGCAGACATCTATTGAAATGCGTCAAGTGGCAGAACCGTATATTCGAAGAAAAGCAATCCGTCATTTAGAGAAAAAACGTGTTGTTATTTTCGCAGCGGGTACTGGTAATCCATATTTCTCAACAGATACAACGGCAGCATTAAGAGCAGCCGAAATAGAAGCAGATGTTATATTGATGGCGAAGAATAATGTCGACGGTGTTTACACAGCAGACCCGAAACTCGACAAAGATGCCAGAAAGTATGACGAATTATCCTATCTGGAAATTTTGAATGAAGGATTAGGTGTAATGGATTCTACCGCCTCTTCATTATGTATGGATAACAATATCCCATTGCTTGTATTTTCGATTTCAGAAGAAGGAAATATTAAAAAAGCTGTAATTGGTGAAAATATCGGAACAATTATAAAGGGGAGTTAA
- the tsf gene encoding translation elongation factor Ts: MAISAQMVKELREKTGAGMMDCKKALQETDGNIDQAVDYLREKGISKAAKKADRIAAEGTAFVEVSGNKAVLLELNCETDFVTKNDQFKTLAQELANHILSQKPATVEEALQQPLNGDGETVEAFINANIAKIGEKLSLRRFELISKTDNDAFGAYIHMGGNIGVVTVLEGTTDEQVAKDIAMHAAAVNPKYLSRDAVSAEDVEKEREVLKTQALNEGKPEHIVEKMVEGRLNKFFEEICLLEQSFVKDPDQKVKQIAKNHNATVASFVRYEVGEGIEKREDNFAEEVMSQVNKK, encoded by the coding sequence ATGGCAATTTCAGCACAAATGGTAAAAGAATTACGTGAAAAAACTGGTGCAGGTATGATGGATTGTAAAAAAGCACTTCAAGAAACTGACGGTAATATCGATCAGGCGGTTGATTACCTTCGTGAAAAAGGTATTTCAAAAGCAGCTAAAAAAGCAGATCGTATTGCTGCAGAAGGTACTGCATTTGTAGAAGTTTCTGGTAATAAAGCAGTATTATTAGAATTGAACTGTGAAACAGATTTCGTAACGAAAAACGACCAGTTCAAAACATTAGCGCAAGAGCTTGCGAATCATATCTTATCTCAGAAGCCAGCTACTGTGGAAGAAGCTTTACAACAGCCATTAAATGGTGACGGTGAAACAGTAGAAGCATTTATTAATGCTAATATTGCAAAAATCGGTGAGAAATTATCTTTACGTCGTTTTGAATTAATTAGCAAAACAGATAACGATGCATTTGGTGCTTACATCCATATGGGTGGTAACATCGGTGTTGTAACTGTGCTTGAAGGAACTACGGATGAGCAAGTTGCGAAAGATATCGCTATGCACGCAGCTGCTGTTAATCCTAAATACTTATCTCGTGATGCAGTTTCTGCAGAAGATGTAGAAAAAGAACGTGAAGTTCTAAAAACACAAGCATTAAACGAAGGAAAACCAGAGCATATTGTTGAAAAAATGGTAGAAGGCCGATTAAATAAGTTCTTTGAAGAAATTTGTCTTTTAGAACAAAGCTTCGTTAAAGATCCTGATCAAAAAGTAAAACAAATTGCTAAAAATCATAATGCGACAGTAGCTTCATTTGTACGTTATGAAGTTGGTGAAGGTATCGAGAAACGCGAAGATAACTTTGCAGAAGAAGTAATGAGTCAAGTTAATAAAAAATAA
- the rpsB gene encoding 30S ribosomal protein S2: MAVISMKQLLEAGVHFGHQTRRWNPKMKKYIFTERNGIYIIDLQKTVKKVEEAYNFVKEIAENDGTVLFVGTKKQAQESVKEEAIRSGMYFVNQRWLGGTLTNFETIRKRINRLKDIEKMEEDGTFEVLPKKEVVGLLKEKERLVKFLGGIKEMNKIPDALFIIDPRKERIAVAEAHKLNIPIVGIVDTNCDPDEIDYVIPANDDAIRAVKLLTGKMADAILEAKQGEVTEEAAEKAETAEETAVESASE; encoded by the coding sequence ATGGCAGTTATTTCAATGAAACAACTACTAGAAGCTGGTGTTCATTTCGGACATCAAACACGCCGTTGGAACCCTAAAATGAAGAAATATATCTTTACAGAGCGTAACGGCATTTACATCATCGACTTACAAAAAACAGTGAAAAAGGTAGAAGAAGCGTATAATTTCGTTAAAGAAATCGCTGAGAACGACGGAACTGTTTTATTTGTAGGTACGAAAAAACAAGCACAAGAATCTGTGAAAGAAGAAGCGATCCGTTCTGGTATGTACTTCGTTAATCAACGTTGGTTAGGCGGAACGTTAACTAACTTTGAAACTATTCGTAAACGTATCAATCGTTTGAAAGATATCGAAAAAATGGAAGAAGACGGAACTTTTGAAGTATTACCGAAAAAAGAAGTTGTAGGTCTTCTAAAAGAAAAAGAACGCTTAGTGAAATTCTTAGGCGGAATTAAAGAAATGAATAAAATTCCTGATGCTTTATTCATTATTGACCCAAGAAAAGAGCGTATTGCTGTTGCAGAAGCACATAAACTAAACATTCCGATTGTAGGGATTGTAGATACTAACTGTGATCCTGATGAGATTGATTATGTAATTCCTGCAAATGATGACGCAATTCGTGCTGTGAAACTTCTTACTGGTAAAATGGCAGATGCTATTTTAGAAGCGAAGCAAGGAGAAGTAACAGAAGAAGCTGCAGAAAAAGCAGAAACTGCGGAAGAAACAGCAGTCGAATCTGCAAGCGAGTAA
- a CDS encoding DUF6115 domain-containing protein — MQYLILFSFIIHIITFIIIRHLKNRIDNMHAVEERVDAQVKSIEDTLALYLVEIKEENEQFIQDIMNTQHSSTKNKPKNSPSTDSEYNTKQSENYIPISATDQVEDVVEHSLAASILHLRQQGLAVNQIAKQLNKGQTEVELILKFQQKK; from the coding sequence ATGCAATATTTAATTTTATTCAGTTTTATTATTCATATTATAACATTTATTATCATCAGGCACTTAAAAAACAGAATAGATAATATGCACGCAGTTGAAGAAAGAGTCGATGCTCAAGTTAAAAGTATAGAAGACACATTAGCCCTTTATTTAGTAGAAATTAAAGAAGAAAACGAGCAATTCATCCAAGATATAATGAATACTCAACATTCATCAACAAAGAATAAGCCGAAGAACTCGCCTTCGACAGATTCAGAGTATAATACAAAGCAATCAGAAAATTATATACCAATTTCGGCAACTGATCAGGTAGAAGATGTCGTGGAACATTCCCTTGCTGCTTCTATCCTGCACCTGCGTCAACAAGGGCTTGCCGTTAATCAAATAGCGAAACAATTGAACAAAGGCCAAACAGAAGTAGAATTAATCTTGAAATTTCAACAAAAAAAATGA
- a CDS encoding DUF342 domain-containing protein, protein MSELKENIVIKVSHDRLSATLLLKKSELVDTLTFEEMQDVMNENNITYGILDLNKINWKKQLKEEQMIVIAKGKKPVDGEDGKLLIRQSTENELEEEEKSSFRDVHKIPMVEENDLLAQVVPPTDGEAGMDVFEKTLRPKRGKPLPITAGQNVTFDKEQLSYFASAAGQLSIANQVIQVHPLYEVNGDLSLKTGNIEFNGSVSIKGNVPSGYRVKAKGDIIVYGIVEGSFLSAEGNITIREGIAGMDKAKIHAAGDIEVAYINQAEVTAGRDLKVKKSIMQSHCEAQENIFCPNGNIIGGSCSAGKIIELKNLGNMANLKTVLSFGVSKKILDRVNILNKKRQELEDNKQKLRMLGDQLIEKKKAVGDLPAKERIMLLKQRNMLQLTTEQLQQVADELSELQFEVSNFSGLKLIVKGRAFDNVELIFGKYKRLLSQEHVCFEAFLDEKEIVIQSSTGK, encoded by the coding sequence ATGAGTGAATTAAAAGAAAATATCGTGATAAAAGTAAGTCATGATCGCTTATCTGCTACCTTACTATTAAAGAAATCAGAGCTTGTTGATACGCTCACTTTTGAAGAAATGCAAGACGTGATGAACGAGAACAATATTACATATGGAATACTTGATTTAAACAAGATCAATTGGAAGAAACAATTGAAAGAGGAGCAAATGATCGTTATTGCAAAAGGGAAAAAACCGGTAGATGGCGAGGATGGCAAATTGCTAATTCGTCAATCAACTGAGAACGAGCTGGAAGAAGAAGAGAAGTCTTCTTTTCGTGATGTTCATAAGATCCCTATGGTGGAAGAGAACGACCTGTTAGCACAAGTGGTTCCACCGACAGATGGAGAAGCTGGAATGGACGTATTCGAAAAAACGCTTCGCCCCAAAAGAGGGAAACCATTACCGATTACTGCTGGTCAAAATGTTACTTTTGACAAGGAGCAACTATCGTATTTCGCCTCAGCCGCAGGACAATTATCGATTGCCAACCAAGTCATTCAAGTTCATCCTTTATATGAAGTGAATGGTGATTTGTCATTGAAAACAGGTAATATAGAATTTAATGGATCGGTTAGCATTAAGGGGAATGTTCCGAGCGGATACCGAGTTAAAGCAAAGGGTGACATTATAGTTTACGGTATTGTAGAAGGATCTTTTTTGTCCGCAGAAGGTAATATTACCATCAGAGAAGGTATTGCAGGGATGGATAAAGCAAAAATTCATGCAGCGGGAGATATCGAAGTTGCCTATATTAACCAAGCAGAAGTGACGGCTGGCCGCGATCTAAAAGTAAAAAAATCGATCATGCAATCTCATTGTGAAGCACAGGAAAATATATTTTGTCCAAACGGCAATATTATTGGCGGGAGTTGTTCAGCCGGGAAAATCATTGAGCTGAAGAATCTTGGCAATATGGCAAATTTAAAAACGGTGCTCTCCTTCGGGGTAAGTAAAAAGATTTTAGACCGTGTAAATATTCTAAATAAAAAACGCCAAGAATTAGAAGACAATAAACAGAAATTGCGAATGCTTGGAGACCAATTGATTGAAAAGAAAAAAGCAGTAGGTGATTTACCAGCTAAAGAACGGATTATGTTATTAAAGCAACGTAACATGCTTCAGCTTACGACAGAGCAATTACAGCAAGTTGCAGATGAATTAAGTGAACTGCAATTTGAGGTAAGTAACTTTTCCGGTCTAAAACTTATCGTCAAAGGTAGGGCCTTTGACAACGTAGAACTTATCTTTGGTAAATATAAACGATTATTGAGCCAAGAACATGTTTGTTTTGAAGCATTTTTAGATGAGAAGGAAATTGTGATTCAATCCTCAACTGGTAAGTAA
- a CDS encoding FliA/WhiG family RNA polymerase sigma factor, with protein MVKDISIEKKLWSKWLRNKSDDNANELIENYMYLVHYHVQRIAVNLPKNVNKEDIRSLGLIGLYDAILKFDNSRDLKFDTYASFRVKGAIIDGLRKEDWLPRSTRDKVKKVDQATILLEQNLQRNVTTSEVAEHLELPVDEVEEIIKDSFFSHLLSIEEKNRNNEESKEGIGYLIADDREPLPEGKMIQQENYRELTTCIRQLNENEQLVLSLFYDKELTFTEIGKILELTTSRISQIHKQAIVKVRQLYQKINK; from the coding sequence ATGGTCAAAGATATATCAATAGAAAAAAAGTTGTGGAGTAAATGGTTGCGAAATAAAAGTGATGACAACGCCAATGAGTTAATAGAAAACTATATGTACCTGGTACATTATCATGTCCAACGAATCGCAGTGAACCTTCCCAAAAATGTAAACAAAGAAGATATTAGAAGTTTGGGCTTAATTGGTCTATATGATGCCATACTGAAATTTGATAATAGTCGTGATTTGAAATTCGATACGTATGCCTCGTTTCGAGTGAAAGGTGCCATAATTGATGGACTAAGAAAAGAAGACTGGCTGCCCCGATCAACACGAGATAAAGTAAAAAAAGTCGATCAGGCTACCATATTATTGGAACAGAACCTGCAGCGTAATGTTACGACAAGTGAAGTAGCCGAACATCTGGAGCTACCGGTTGATGAGGTCGAAGAAATTATCAAGGATAGTTTTTTCTCCCATTTACTTTCAATAGAAGAAAAAAATAGAAACAACGAAGAGTCCAAAGAAGGAATCGGTTATTTAATCGCGGATGATCGTGAACCTCTACCAGAAGGGAAAATGATTCAGCAAGAGAACTATCGTGAGTTAACAACCTGTATTCGACAGTTGAATGAGAATGAACAATTGGTACTAAGCTTATTTTATGATAAGGAGTTAACCTTTACGGAGATAGGGAAAATCTTAGAATTAACGACGTCAAGGATTTCACAAATTCATAAACAAGCCATTGTAAAAGTTCGTCAATTGTATCAAAAAATAAATAAATAG
- a CDS encoding chemotaxis protein CheD, with product MIITEPIVKVGIADLKITNVPHSLKTSGLGSCVGVVIYSRKLAGLAHVMLPDSNSSKKQPSNPMKYADSAIDLLVEHLLLEGARRSNLQAKIAGGAHMFSFQSNNSMLKIGDRNVEAVLAKLEQYHIPLIAQDVGGSKGRTIEFNIETSMLKIRTVNSGIVEI from the coding sequence ATGATCATAACAGAACCAATTGTGAAAGTTGGAATAGCAGACTTAAAAATTACAAATGTCCCCCATTCATTAAAGACATCTGGATTAGGTTCTTGTGTTGGTGTGGTCATCTATAGTCGGAAGCTGGCAGGGTTAGCACATGTGATGCTTCCCGACTCGAATTCCTCTAAAAAACAACCTTCCAATCCAATGAAATATGCCGATAGCGCAATTGATTTGTTGGTCGAGCACTTGTTACTGGAAGGAGCGCGTCGGTCAAATCTGCAAGCCAAAATCGCCGGTGGTGCTCACATGTTCTCTTTTCAGTCCAATAACAGCATGCTGAAAATTGGAGATCGTAATGTGGAAGCAGTCTTAGCAAAATTAGAGCAGTATCATATTCCATTAATAGCACAGGACGTAGGTGGATCGAAAGGAAGAACAATTGAGTTTAATATTGAAACGAGTATGCTTAAAATACGGACAGTCAATAGTGGTATCGTAGAAATATAA
- a CDS encoding chemotaxis protein CheC, which yields MVHMENLSQHHLDVLQEIGNIGAGNAATALSALLNKKIDMKIPAIKIVEFNELIDDVGGPEQVIVSVFLRIQGEAPGSMFFVLSPDEANSLVEQLTGSDCDDLTNDELALSVISEIGNILSGSYLSALSDFTSINMQPTVPNLSIDMAAAILMQGLVEISIESDYAIMIDTTIEEEGESSSSMRGHFFLLPDPASFEKIFSSLGVEDK from the coding sequence ATGGTTCATATGGAGAATTTATCCCAACACCACCTGGATGTATTGCAGGAGATAGGTAATATCGGAGCAGGTAATGCAGCGACGGCCCTTTCAGCATTATTAAATAAAAAAATAGACATGAAGATCCCAGCTATTAAAATAGTAGAGTTTAACGAACTAATTGATGATGTCGGAGGACCTGAGCAAGTGATTGTCAGTGTTTTCCTTCGAATTCAGGGAGAGGCTCCTGGAAGTATGTTTTTTGTATTGTCACCAGATGAAGCTAATTCTCTGGTAGAGCAGCTAACCGGTAGTGATTGCGATGATTTAACGAATGACGAGTTAGCTTTGTCCGTCATTTCAGAGATCGGTAATATTCTGTCTGGTTCCTACTTATCTGCGTTATCTGACTTTACATCGATAAACATGCAACCTACTGTACCAAACTTAAGTATCGATATGGCTGCCGCAATATTAATGCAAGGATTAGTCGAAATTTCGATAGAAAGTGATTATGCAATAATGATAGATACAACCATTGAAGAGGAAGGTGAAAGTTCTTCATCAATGAGAGGACATTTTTTCTTGCTGCCTGACCCAGCATCCTTTGAAAAGATTTTTTCTTCATTAGGAGTAGAGGACAAATGA